From the Solanum lycopersicum chromosome 10, SLM_r2.1 genome, one window contains:
- the LOC138338696 gene encoding secreted RxLR effector protein 161-like: protein MALFPYASAVGSLMYAMVCTRPDIAHAVGVVSSTSLCFGKGKVTLQGFMDTYLGGDVDSSKSTSGYIYTIGGTAVSWMSRLQKYVSLSSTKAEYMAIAEAGKEIILRNWARSRARRFFTQIARVPYSW from the exons atggcactttttccatatgcttcagcagttggtagtttgatgtatgctatggtctgcactagacctgatatagcacatgcagtgggagtagTTAGCAG tacttcactttgttttggcaaaggcaaggtgactctacaagGTTTTATGGATACctatcttggtggggatgttgactcgagcaagagtacatccgggtacatttacaccataggtggaacagcagtgagttggatgtccaggcttcaaaagtatgtttctctttcatctactaaAGCTGAGTAtatggcaatagctgaagctgggaaagagattatcttgaggaattgggcaagaagcagagcgagaagattctttactcagatagccagagtgccatacagttggtga